From the genome of Pleuronectes platessa chromosome 12, fPlePla1.1, whole genome shotgun sequence:
aataataataaactttatttataaagcactatTTAACAATGTTAGAAAGCACTACtcaaaccctaacccaaaaCGAGGCAGTTGTCTAAAAGTACATCAGCCACGAAAGAGACGAATCAGTACaatttataaaacaaatattgatcTGATGATGAAGTTCTGAGCCAAAGTGCACAGCAGCAATAAGGGGATGGAGCCGCGGTGTCAAGGTCCGACTGATACAAATGCTCGTCTGTGAGCCTCAACTGACACTCATggtgtttcaccctgtttttactacaacaaaaaaacaaatcaaaccccTTGTACATGagaagaactacctaaaattacaaaaacaattttcacgaataaaatattgaatgtGTCCGTAAAATATCATCACACTGGTCTTCCTTTACATtcagaaaaaaatccaaatactCTTTATGGTATATTGAAACACTTTTGGACCTTCTTCCTATCTGAGATTTGACAAGGTGAATGCAAAGCAAGATTGAATCCTCCCTCAAGTCTCTCGCGTCTTcgtagtcttttttttttttaatatcgtGCTATTTATCAATGTCTTTCATTCAAAGGAGTTTAACTGCGGCCTGCATTTATAATGTCTAAACTGAAACAGGCAAAGAGCCAAATGTCATATTAGATATTCTTTTGAATACCGGACTATTTCATGCCGCACAAGGTGTATACATAGAGAAGGCAGATATATGTTTCCGCTCCTGTTGTGTCTTTGGAGAGCTGTGATTTGTTGGGATGAAACCGCGAGAAAACAACGCGAGAGTTCAATAAACAGAGGGCCTGTCTGAACATCTacttgtgtgtacatgtgtgtatgtgtgtacgtgtagatgtgtagatgtgtgtctgtttagatGTGTGTGATAGACCGAGGTTGCGCTTATGATCGCAGTGAGCAGATTATTCCGCTCAGACATTTCACCACAGATGCTATGTGTTGTTGTCGATGTGACGAGAGGAGGGTGAGTGATGTGTGTTGATTAATTAGTGAGGAAACTGTTCAAtgtaaaatattgtatttttttaaagcatcagaGCCAAAACATCTTTACCACAACAGCGATGCGGTCAGGGATCTGCTTCCGCTGACTGTGCAGAGCCATCGTTCGAATTCTAACTTAGCACATCTGTAGTGTTATCGCCATAGATGGTTATCGCACCCAAAAGCACCGAAGCTAACGGAGTGGAGGACCTTTAGTGCTAATTAACCGTTACGTTAGCTTCCTCTCACTATCTTAACTAGAAACACggctgctaacgttagctacaTACGACCCAAACATGACAGAATATCAATAccatggtggtggtggaggaggtcgAGGCTGTTAGCTTGTATTGCTTTAGCAAGCAGGAGCTGTGATAGCTACTTAACGTCTGTAACGTGTGCTACAAGACATTTTAGCGTAAAGATGTTTACTGCTTAGAGGACCACTGCAACGTTTTTCATCCTCATCTCTATGGAGGCAGCAGTTTCTTTTAATTGTGTTAAatctgtctgtgcatgtgtgtgtgtgtatgtgatttgggcttttccttttaaaacaaGTAGGATCACCTCATTGGTAACTAGTTGATTCCACATATTCTCCTTCATTGAAAATAGATCAAAAATCGGGGACTATGCAAATCCCATCAGAAGTTGACGGGTCCAACAAGATGTCTTCTACTTTACTGAGGATAGAGTCCTGAGTGAATTACACATGTGCTAAGTGAGCAGTGGGTGTGCACCGGAGACTTCACACATCGGACTTCATATTGGATCATAAACTAACTGTGATCTCACTCCACCTTAAAATCAAGGATTGAAGTAGCCTCACCTTTTCTGCAGATTCatgtgaaaacaacattttaagtaacataaagcaaaaataaatttgGATTATGGGGAGGGGTGGGGCTTTAATTGTCTGTGTTATTCTTTGGAGTAGTGTCCTGATCCTTATCCCCAATCCTTAATGCTAGCACCAAAACTGTGTGACACTGAAAACTAGAGCACGTTAGAGAGAACATGGTCCAACAGTCCCttgaaattcaatcaagctgcacggAATTGTACATGTTTACATGGGCAGCAATATTCCCACTATTAACCTCATTCTGAACATTCTATCTCTAACCTTCTCAGCTGCAAGGAGGAAAGTCCATGACACCATGAGCCCTCAAGCTCTGCCCGTGGTCTTCTGCTGTTGTCACAGGAAAATCTGGTTGCATTCAGCAACAGGAAACGAACACGTCTCTTACTTTCTGCCCAGTTATCATCTGCCTCCACACACTGCTATGGAAGGACAAGCACAATGAACAGGTACACCTCCATCAGacagctcggggatggcacctaCGGCTCGGTAATTCTTGGCCGCTGTCTGGAGTCGGGAGAACTAGTTGCCATAAAGAAGTAAGTATCTGGAAGTTGTGTGGGTTTCACTGCGATCTGCAATACGTGATGATGTTCTGCATCCCATtgtgtattgtttttctctgaaaaCCAGCGgcctgtttgaaaacattgcGGGGCGTCTTCCTGGGTGTCAACAATCGTGggcttttgttttatgtttcttaagacttaaaggttcagtgtgtaagatttaggtaaaGGATCTTTTGGcacaaactgaatataaaataatcactACGGTGTTTCATctcaattgtaaaaaaaattgttttctttGACCTAAAATggtccctttatatttaaatacataggAGCGGGTTCTTTCTAGGGAGGCCGCCACATTTTTTACAGTATCCCAgaatggacaaactaaacaccttttgagtttttatgacaactgaaggtttccacaggttctctttcatgtttggaaggggatggtgaggtgaggggtacgTAGCTGCAActtgaaacttcaccactagatgtcattaaattctacacactgaacctttaacagcaGTTAAACAAAAGATTGATCTGCAATTTAATGTAATTTCCAACAAATTGCTTAACCGGAATGCTCTGTTTtcagaatgaaaagaaaattctACTCCTGGGAAGAATGCATGAACCTCCGTGAAGTCAAGGTGAGTTTatcttttctatatttttttaacagtttataCACATAAGAATAGAAAAGCAAAAATCTGCCCAAAATCATCTTAAGGGAGTTCCCTGTTCTAGAATCATATCAACAGCTGATGTTTCATCTTTACTTAAGAGACTCTAGTCCATATTTACTGAGCATATAATTGATCAAGTTAATTTAAGTTTTGTATGGGCCTGTATTCATGTAATGTTGATCTGGCTGGTCAGTCTTGGATTCATTCTCCAGGTGTAGGTATGAAACATCACTGTGGTTTGctttattatttgttatattttcttgGTGTCGactgtatatttataaataacttCATGATAACTTGATGATTTTTAGATAATTTACTGACGATATGTTCAACTCTCTATGTTCTGGCCTCAGTCGTCAAATGTAGTAAATCAGctttctgttgtttcttctcACACCACCTCAGTATGTTACCGTCTAAATTTCCTCGCAGCTCagagtcacacagcagctgagagAGTAGAAGGTGATTCTCGTGTGCTGTTGAGTTTTCAGCCCTGGTTCCCATCCCCGGCCCACACACCCCCTTTCCCGGAGCTTTACTTTAAACGCAGCCCAAAAAACGTGTAGAACATGCTGGTCCTTAGAGTTCCACTGAGTAGATTATAATTACCGCATGATGTCACACCATAGTATCTCAAACTCCCTTTCCAGCTTTTCCTCCTTACTAAAAACATAGCATGGTTAAACCTTTATCATCCCAGTGCATGGGAGCAGTGTACCGAATCTCCATCCTGCTTTCTATTACTTGAtttatttcccccctttttAAACTGTCAGCATAAACCCTACCATTGCAGCATTTACCCCCAAACTACACAAGCCATGTTTTACCAAGAGGCATTTGTTTTCTAGTTGTAAGCTGCTTTTGAATGTGCTGCAGTGACTTGTGTGTATTATCCAGCATGGTTAGATTTCGCTTTTTATTTCTAccattcattttttctttatgcGTTCCACACACTCTAACACAACCTCTCGTTTACCTTTTCAGTCCTTAAAGAAACTCAATCATGCGAATGTGATCAAGCTGAAGGAGGTAATTCGAGAAAACGACCACTTGTACTTTATCTTTGAGTACATGAAGGAAAATCTATATCAGCTAATGAAAGACAGGTTAGTAAAGCTTTTACTATTTGCAttgttatttctacatttataaCTATATTTGGTAAATGCTTAACGTTGCATATCTGATTgagtttttgttctgtttttttgaGGGCAGGGCTCGTCTGTTTCCTGAATCTGCAGTCAGAAACATTATGTTTCAGATACTGCAGGGGCTCACATTCATTCACAAACATGGTAGGTTTGTGTTAAGATTACGGAGTGtggcacaaataaaaaatttatgttctaaaaaatgtacatgttttctttgttaGGGTTTTTTCACAGGGACATGAAACCTGAGAATCTCCTGTGCATGGGCCCTGAGCTGGTAAAAATAGCAGACTTTGGACTCGCCAGGGAGATCAGATCTCGACCGCCTTACACAGATTATGTGTCAACTAGATGGTGAGTGAACATAGCCAACTCATAATTTGACCTAAATGAAAGCATGTGCAATGGCTGAGCGCATTCAAGCCTCTGCCCCAACTCTTCTTCTGACCAGGTACCGAGCCCCTGAGGTGCTCCTCAGATCCACTTCCTACAATTCACCCATAGACCAGTGGGCGGTTGGCTGCATCATGGCGGAGCTTTACACCCTCAGGCCTCTTTTCCCAGGCTCCAGTGAAGTAGACACCATCTTTAAGATTTGCCAAGTTTTGGGCACGCCAAAGAAGGTATGATGAAACACACTGCATTGGAATCTCACTTATAAAATATGGTCCAGCTTCAGGTGAATAGAGGAGTTGTATGTGGAGCATGAGACGGCATACGTTCTTTCCTTCTAGAACGACTGGCTTGAGGGATTTCAGCTGGCAAGTGCCATGAACTTCCGTTGGCCTCAGTGTGTTCCCATTAATCTGAAGAGTCTCATCCCTAATGCCAGTCCTGAAGCCATCCATCTGATGACCGATCTGCTTCTGTGGGATCCCAAGAAGAGACCAGCTTCTGCCCAGGTACAGTCTGACCTGCAGttgaaacattttaacagcTGAACATAGACACacgagacagacacacagctgttCTTTGTCCAATTTGTTCGTTTGTCTATCTTTTCAGGCTCTCAGGTACCCTTACTTCCGGGTAGGCCAGGCTCTGGGCACCCCTCAGCAGATCCTGGAGCAGGGCCGACCTCAGCCGTGTCTTGTGCCGCTGCAGGCTCCATCACAGTCaccacatcagcagcagcagcagcagcagcccctgCTACTCaagcccctcccccccacccagccGCCACCTCCCAACCAACACTGCTCCCCCTCCAGGCCTCTCCAGCAGATCCAGCCGTCCCCTGTATCTGCAGCCGCCCAGGCGGCACTGTACCACCGGCACACGGAGATGACGCGAGCACAGCAGCCGAAGCACATCCTGAAACAGGAACAGACTGAAGGGACTCCACCCAGCCATCTACCTTATATCGTAGACAGAAATCTGCAGAGCAAGGTGAGTCTGGGCTTGGCATAGAAACATACAACTGGCTGTTATACTATTTACTGTACCTGTCAGCCTCCAATTccaacacaaataaatcagatCAAGTTGCTTCTTCCAACATGTAATTTTGCATATATCCCTCCCATGCACGGTTGGTGTTGTTGATGTTCTCCTAGCAAACCCGAGAGGAGTCAGAAAATGCCAACCTACTGAGCTATCAGCTGAAACCTAAGGGAGGGCGTCGCCGTTGGGGCCATGGCACCGGTCACCATAAAGGTGAAGACTGGGACGAGTATGAAGAACCAGATCTGACATCAATAAGTATACTGGGGAAAAAACCCTTCTCCACAGAGAAGTcgaggcaggaggaggacgcACTGAGCAGGTGAGGTTATGATCTGTCTTCAAGCCAGATTCAATGCTTTAGTAATATAATGCATGAACACAACACAGGATCCTGACTGCCCTCTGTCTTTCAGATATGGAACTGTTCTGGATTTCAGTCGACCCAGCGGAAAGGAAGATGCACCTTTAAACCTGAACAAGACTGCAGCCTATCAAGAGCCATCAAGAACGGCCTCTGCCAAACAACATTACCTGAGGCAGTCCAGATATTTACCTGGTAACTTACTCTATCTTTTATGAAGTTTCTTAGCAGGACAAGGAGCCTTcgctaataaaaacaaacataacttTTAAGGACTCAGTTGATGGACGCTTTATTTCACTTATTAATGACTCACCCTTacctgttttatttaattatttatttcagaggaaaatataaatattaaacctTTTATATCTCCTGTCAGGCATTAGTACAAAGAAGAATGTCGCCATTAATGCCAGTAAAGACTATAGTGGAAGCCATCTTTGGGGAAACAGTGGTATTCCGTTTGGAGGGACTCTGCCGAGCAGAGGAGCTCATGGTGAACATCACAGACATCTTACACTGTCACATCCACTCATCGTTCTCACTTTTCACTGTGTTCAAGTTTAACAGATCTGTATTTGCTTTAAATATCAGGTACAAATACGATCCCAGGTGGATACATACCATCGTTTTACAAAAAAGACATTGGTTCTGCTGGTCACAGAGGACATCAGGGTCCTTCAGAGGAATCAACAGCATCAAGTGAGTGAACAATTTCAAGCTGTGAGCTTCTGTGATGCTATTTTAACTGTTATAAACTATTTTAGCTATCCAGCCAACAAGGAGTCTCCCCTAGGTCTTGCCGTCTTCATTGATCATTGTGTATTTATCGTCATTTTAGATTATGCAACATGGCGGTCTGGCCGGAGTCAGATTAACACCTCTGCCAACATGCCGCTGGCCAACAAGAGCAACCCGGGTCTGCTGCCTCGCCCGCCCGTCCACACAATCCACGGGCGACCAGACTGGTCTGCCAAATATGGACACCGCTAGTGGCCTCGCTGGAGCTCCGATCTGTTCGGCGCTCCCAAGAACTCTTTCACCTCCAAAGAGTAGGCCTAGTTATTTTGTAATCCAAAAGTGTACATACATCTTACACAGCAATAAACTTTGTTTCATGATGTGTACCATGGATGTTGTGTGTTGTCAAATATCTCAAGTTGTGCGTGTATAGTATGTGTACAGCAAAATGCAACTGGCCAAAATTTAAACCCCGGGTCTTTCttctcagtgttttattttttattttctatctcTGTGACTTACACTgttattctacagagttgacACCTGtaccttcagttttttttttttttttaatcagatttatTATTGAATACTCTTCACCAACCTGTTTACATTATAAATGCATATTGTAACATTACGAAAGTTTCAGTGTGACTTGTTTTTGGTCAAACTCATTATTTTGCGTCTGTACAGTtcagccatttttttttactttcctgcTGTATTGTTTCATAATGGTCAACTTGTAGCTATTATTTGCGCATCCTGTGTTCGAGATGAAATCCAAGGCCGGGCGGTAATTTCAGTCAAATTAATGCAATGTTGCCATGTTTATGAATCTGTTTACATTTGACCAGTAAAATGATCCATGTTAACACATTTTATTCCCTCAGCCAATCGGAGTGTGATTATTGAACAGCCAGTTATTGATTGTGATTAAATGTTTGACTGAGtgtgtgaatatttttttattaattattatataaCAGTCCATTCTCCACACCTCGCTCAGTGGCTGTAACAGGGTGAACACAGGAGGGGCAGCAGGATTAATCTGCTCCGAAAGGTTCATCCAGGTCACTGTTAATCCTATACGTGCAAGAATATAGTGATGCAATTATTCTGATTATTTGTGCCAGAGTCAAAAACGCAATACAATGAAATCTGCTTTTGACTATATTTAGTATATATTGTGATTTGAAAAAAGACAGAGGCTCTAAATTCATCGTACATCATCACAAGTTAAATTGTTTTACAGTCCTGTTATGGTCAGTCTTGCATCACATggatttttatataaattctGTGTACAGAAGATTACATTGTACTGAATGGCCGAGAGGTATCTGCATCtaaatatggggggggggggggatttgttttAGTAGAAATAATCACATGATTGCAGTGCAGTCACAAGGCCAAAGACAAGAAAGGGTCGCTCTATTTGCTTACATGGCACAAGGACACAACCCACAAGAGCAGCGTTCTAATCCATTTCAAGCGCTTCATCATTGGCTCCCTCTTCTGGAGCCACGTGGtctaaaccaaccaaccaaccaatgacagcctctgtgtgttttctcaacTTTCACCGGATTTTTTTATCCTCTGAAGGAATAAAGTTATACAACAACTCACACTTTGCTTCCATCGGCCACTTCTCCCACAGCTGAACTCAGTCCTGCTCGTGTAAGTCTGCTGAACTCAGATTTAAAACGTGCACCCTCGTGTTCAGGCAGTTTTATCTCTAATTAgtgttttctcctttttgttCATTTCTAGCTTCACAGATTTGTTATCCCCCCTAAAAACCAAACCATGGCTGGAAAAGTTGTGCTCACCTACTTCAACGGCAGAGGGAAAATGGAGTCGATCCGCTGGCTTCTGGCTGCAGCGGAGGTGGAGGTAAATAAACCTTTCTTTGCTTCTATTCCTCTAGTTTTATCGCTTTTGAAGTAAAAGCAAACAAACTTCTGTTGCATTCACAGTTCGAAGAGGTTTTCCTGACGACCCGGGAGCAGTATGAGAAACTCCTCAGTGGTGAGTTGTTTGCATACagctgattaaaaataaaaagtagtttctgtgttttccaaATCAGTGAGAGTTTTCAGtgagttattttattattagcGCCACCTATCGGCTGGAAAACACGCCTCTCACTTTATTTTAACTATAGCATGTAATCAGATGAAGGGTTTTACTCAATGGATGTCTGGATCAGCTGAGACTATTTcccactgtgtttttatttatttattttattgtgtatGGGATTTCAAAGAAGAACTCTGTAGATTATTCGACCCCTGCTTTTGAGTCAAATTCTGTCCAACCCATAGAGATATGTTTCCTTTACACTTTAATTCAACCAAAGAATCACCAGGTTTTGTCAGGTATTGGTCCAACAATAGACACAGTAACTCCTCTGTGTGCTCAGACCAAGCGTCTTTTAATGGGAAGCAATCTTAACAACCTTTTGAGGAGATAATCTCAAGTATCGTGTGATGCTTAAATTCACAGATACAGTGCACTGGGTGACTTAGTGTTTTACCGCCCTGTGTCCCctgcctctgtgtcttctgctcTCCAGACGGAGATCTCATGTACCAGCAGGTTCCCCTGGTGGAAATAGACGGTATGAAGCTCATCCAGACCAAGGCAATCCTGCAATACATCGCAGAGAAGTACAATCTCCACGGCA
Proteins encoded in this window:
- the LOC128453183 gene encoding serine/threonine-protein kinase ICK, giving the protein MNRYTSIRQLGDGTYGSVILGRCLESGELVAIKKMKRKFYSWEECMNLREVKSLKKLNHANVIKLKEVIRENDHLYFIFEYMKENLYQLMKDRARLFPESAVRNIMFQILQGLTFIHKHGFFHRDMKPENLLCMGPELVKIADFGLAREIRSRPPYTDYVSTRWYRAPEVLLRSTSYNSPIDQWAVGCIMAELYTLRPLFPGSSEVDTIFKICQVLGTPKKNDWLEGFQLASAMNFRWPQCVPINLKSLIPNASPEAIHLMTDLLLWDPKKRPASAQALRYPYFRVGQALGTPQQILEQGRPQPCLVPLQAPSQSPHQQQQQQQPLLLKPLPPTQPPPPNQHCSPSRPLQQIQPSPVSAAAQAALYHRHTEMTRAQQPKHILKQEQTEGTPPSHLPYIVDRNLQSKQTREESENANLLSYQLKPKGGRRRWGHGTGHHKGEDWDEYEEPDLTSISILGKKPFSTEKSRQEEDALSRYGTVLDFSRPSGKEDAPLNLNKTAAYQEPSRTASAKQHYLRQSRYLPGISTKKNVAINASKDYSGSHLWGNSGIPFGGTLPSRGAHGTNTIPGGYIPSFYKKDIGSAGHRGHQGPSEESTASNYATWRSGRSQINTSANMPLANKSNPGLLPRPPVHTIHGRPDWSAKYGHR